From Myxocyprinus asiaticus isolate MX2 ecotype Aquarium Trade chromosome 47, UBuf_Myxa_2, whole genome shotgun sequence:
tttgttttcttgttaaaAGGCCAGGTCAATGTTGCATACAACCACAAACATTTCCTCTTTTGTGTCAAACAAGTACAGTCTGTCATAGAGCAGTTCAACCTAAGACAATGAAAGAGGCATGACATGTTTAACACTAACTCCAGCCATTGTTATTCcctaaataacattttcaaagaTTTTGGTGCTTTtcattgttttggttttttttattaactaaactGCCTCTCCAAATGCATACTGGTTCAAAAAGTATTGTTTAAGTGAAATAAAGAGGATACTGGCAAGATTTCAGGTGGGTTGAATGCTAAATAAACTGGGAGTAATAACCAATCATGTTCGCACCTATGACTGTCAATGGTCGGTTAGTTAAAATGGCTGTAGAGGGATAGCCACATTGTCCTATTTTACAGTCTCATTTAAATAAGCATCTTCAGTCAACACACGTTTTCTCCCTAAAACATACAGTGCATGTTAAAATATACTTAATCAACATTTGGGCACAGACTTTTTAAGGAGAGCCCTGATATCTAATGCTCTTTGAAAAATGGACATGAAAATTCTCTTtacattattcatttttaatttagaTATGAGTGAATATGGCCTCCCTCAGCCAGTTAAGTTGACACGGAGTAAATTGTTTACATTGAGTATGAGACGATGATACATAAAGCACAGAGGGATTTCACCAGTACTTGCTGCCTAGATTCAGaggtgtgtgtgcagtgtgcatatgtgtgtggtcACTTGCAGCAGCTTTTCTTTTTTAACGGCTGATCCACCAGTCTGATGGTGTTCACCCATACTCTGTCTTCCTGCTCCCTCAAAACCCTGCAAAAACAtcagtattcaataaaaaatatttgtatcaaGTGTCACTTAGATTTACAGAATCCAatcaaaaaatattccacaaatgtatttatattagtagaagataccattttttttttgtcttgttcttGTGGTATTTATTTCCCAGCCTATCTAAAACACATCTATGTTCTGATTAAAAGTTATCTGGATATATTAGACAAATGCCTCCCAGAGgtatttaagttaaaaaaaacaacaacaaaacaatgttcACAAAATCAGATAAAAGATAAGGCAGATTAAGATCATACCCTGTACATAGAAACCACACTCTTTCCTGAAAACATCTGATAATCTTTGCTGTTGGGTCGCTCTCTCACTTTTTCTGTCTCCTTTTACTGTACGTGGTTTGTAGATATGAGTGAAGAGATCATAGATAAACAAAATGTGACTACATTTCTTAACATGTTGTTTTAGTTCTTACCGAGCCAGGTGTATCATGGCCTCCAGCACATTAGCTCCAGTATAAGCACTGCACTCATAGAACATCAGATGTGTTTCCTGCAGAATATAACACAATACGCATTACAATGCAAACTGAGATAGAGAGAAAGCAACATGTGCAATGATGCTATCCCATAGGAAATTCATAAAATCACACATAATATCTCTTcagtatctcaattgtttctccaagacggcaatgagattaaatggagacctAAAGCTTCTGTTTCTCTAATGTTTCTCCTAAGAAAAAGACCTAGTAATCTCAAATGTTTCACCTCTAGAGTTTCGGAAAACTCAACAATGTCTTACAATGTCAGAAATTGTAATATTATCTCAAACATTTCTCTTAAGAAATTCTATTAAGAACAACTTATATGAGCTGTTGTGTTAGTGTGTGATGTTAATGTGTGCTGAAATATATTGTTGTTTGTGTCTGAGCACAAGAGATGTCCAAACCTCAGCTAGCCTCTCTGCCTCTTTTATCTGCACCTCTCTATCATTTTCCTTGTCCGATTTGTTGCCAAGGAGCATGACAGGGATAGGGTCTCCTACAGCTTCCTGTATGCTGGCCAGCCAGCGGCGGACTGATCTGAAACTATCCTCCATTGTGATGTCATATATGACCACAACGCCGTCTGCCTTGCGGAAAAACTGCTTGGTAATGCTGCAATACCTGAAGGACACAGTgacattgcatttttattaaagctgGATGTTTATCAACAGTGACAGACGAGTTTATGGATACTTTGATTATTCTTTATCCTGTGTGTGTGAATCACCTCTCTTGGCCTGCAGTGTCCCATAACTGGAGAGCCACGTGACTGTCGCCCAAATTTAAAGTCTGCACACTATAGTCAATGCCTGCACAACATAACACGATCATTTATCATTTCTTGATTTGTTCTGTCATATAGACAAGTGTACAACACACATTCAGCTTCATCTGAATAACATAAGCCTGTATACAGTGTACAccaatcagccataacattaaaaccacctgcctaatattgtgtaggtcccactcgtgccaccaaaacagcgtcaaactattcttctcaccacaattgaacagagcggttatctgagttaccgtagactttgtcagttcaaaccagtctggccattctctgttgacctctctcatcaaggcatttccatctgcagaactgcccctcactggatgttttttgtttttggcaccatttggagtaaattctagagactgttgtgtgtgaaaatcccaggagatcagcagttacagaaatactcaaaccagcccgtctggcaccgacaatcatccatgcaattatctaatcagccaatcgtgtggcagcagtgcagtgcataaaatcatacagatacgggtcaggagcttcagttaatgttcacatcaaccatcagaatgtgatctcaattattttgaccatggcatgattgttggtgccagatgggctggtttgagtatttctgtaactgctgatctcctgggattttcacacacaacagtctctagaatttactcaaaatggtgccaaaaacaaaaaacatccagtgagcggcagttctgtggatggaaatgccttgttgatgagagaggtcaacagagaatggccagactggttcaaactgacaaagtctatggtaactcacataaccactctgtacaattgtggtgagaagaatagtttgacgctgttttggcagcacgagggggacctccacaattttaggcaggtcgttttaatgttgtggctgatcagtgtatgtattCTATATACAGTGAGTGTACATGTATatactgtttacacacacacaaatggaaaaaaaaaaacataaagtgtAAGTAATAAGTATAAGCATACACTGCTGAGAACCTATTTCTTTGCAGCAACACAACCACTGAACCATAACTGTAGTAAGGCCTAATGACCACAAGTCGGTACTGTTGAGTAATATTTCTCTAGCTCAACACCTGAGtgtgtggaacataaaaggcTGGACGTTTTGAAGAAAGTGAATTAATGATGTTTGACATAATCTGCTGTGCAATGTGTACCAGAGTTCAAATGCAGGGAGTATGACTTCCCAAGCCCTTTCATGTGATGCTTTAGTTTCACATTCTCTGGCTGCTCTAAAAAATCCAATAGCATACTTGAACGGGCTTCCGTTAACACTCATATATTCAAACACAATACACTGAAAAGCATCTAAGGAGAAATACTATGAACAAAAATAAACCATATATTTTATCCATGATGTTAAAGGTTTTGAAATGTGGTTTTGGGAGTGATATAAATCATTACACTGAGAAAGAAAGAGGATCTTCACATCCTTCTGATCACAGTAAAAGggcaaaataaattacatttaaactttTGCTCCAGTGGCCACAACATTCAATTTTGAGTCATGGACACATTCTTCTGATTTTGCAATTATTTAATACTACTCTGCAAGTCCAAATTTGTATTTCCTGATAACTTGTAAGAGCACATGGAGTGGGAGTGAAACTCACCCACAGTGGCTGAGGTGGCAGAGTAGAACTGTCCATCACAGAAGCGTCGCAGAAGTGCTGTTTTGCCAACACTGGAATTTCCAACCAAAATTACCTTAAAAAGGCGTTGAGGGGCCGCAGCTGCACTTTCTGCAGGACCCTGTAGCCGAAAATACCCACAGTGACTTCTTACAATTAAATGCTAGTTGTGTTGAGAGGTACAAGTACTATAAAAGTAGCATAAACATTTAAATCTCCTTCAAATCCACTTATAGTCAAAGACTCTTGCACTAAATAAAACAGCCGTAATTTTGCTTTGATAATTTTCCAACATTTCTCTGACATTGGAATTAAAAAGGTAGCTTTTGCTGTATCTTAAAGACTACTATATGTAAACCTCTGATGACCTccgttatgattggctaacctctttgCCTGTGAAATGAGGGCCAAGCTGCTGAATACTGAATACGTATTGATAGATACATGTGGGAGGTAGTATGCTgtagtaaattatttttgcagctaagtttcaataaatggtctggGTGTACTAGGGAGGCATCTTTAAATTGTGAACATTGGCATATGTATATTCGTGTGTCAAAGAATTTTATTTGTCCCCTATAAGCAGTCACTTACCTGTTGGAGGGTCTCTTTGCCAACAGGCTGACCCCGTGCAGAAGAGGGCATATTCCCTCTGATCCATTTCTTCATAGAGGGCTTCTTCACCCTAACTGATGGTGGGGAGTTAGCAGAAGCCAAGGATGCATTGGAGGGGTAAAGGGAGCTTATCTCTAGATCAGTCTGACCTTTCTCCTCTCCACCCCGGTCCTCTTCTTCCTCACTCAGCTGATGGAGAAGAGGATGGGTGTCTCCTTGCAACAGGTGAGGTAGGTGATCCTCCTCAATGGATATGACTCTGCGTAGAGGCCATCCATCCGGGGGAGCATCCTCCACATCCACTCCGGCACTGACACCTTCTGAGTCACCAGCTTCCTTCTCAGATCTCCCATCCACCTCCCATTTTCCCTCATTTCCTGTGGTGAAGGGAAAGCAGTGGCCGTTTGCTAAAGAGGAGGCCTTCCTGTGAGAGCGCTGAATTACTTCCTCTTTGTCAACTTCTCTGTGAGAGAAAGAGGGGCAGGTAATGTCTGTTATCATCTCATTACATCGCATATACTAATATTAATGCAGAACATGTACACATCTCTCACTTTTTGACAGATGGTTTCCTCTCTGTGTATTTTATTGAAGCTGTGCTCAGTCTTTGCTTCCGGGAGGATTTTTTCATAGAATTACTGCGTTTCTGTTGTGAAGTACAAGGAAATATTCTGCTTTTAAATGTTCCTGAAAGATATACAGAAATTCACTACCAGAAAAAAATTCGGACACACGTGCTCATTAATTATGTAGCGATAAAACAAAaaggttaaacaaatcaaaactaacttatattttttttcaaaatagacGTCCCTTTGCCTAGAATTCAATTCTTTATGATCTGGGCATTCTTTCAAccaacttaatgaggtttctcatgtcttaaataatattgttttccATAAGTTATACATGcactttttggctgcttttcAAGCATTCAAGCATAATCCTTAAGATCAAGAGGTTTTTAAGATGAGAAACTAAATAAACCTTCTGGGGTCTGAggatgttttgggccctggagaagttttgacatgccttgacatttgtgcttttttcagttgcttaaaaacatattaatggctaacgtctgataacactgtattcagcacaaactgggctacaataatatgtgagcaacatgtatgtatgtgtttgtatttttgagaaaataacgtttatgcgtggtttttgaaaaaacaaaaaatttaagtcactgaaataaggccatataacacatactaaacatttgttcacaagacttttgagaactggatcttgtagcctagagttattgctacaaaatgatgtgaaaaccatcctgatcactcattcatacaaaacaatatagtcattttacttttataagacacttttagtgttagaaaggccatatgcgaggaggcgtgaatgatcatgaatactgatgtgattcacacctgaggagacaaagccccctcccctgggaacagaataaaatgtaatatctgatatagggcatatacactatatataaataaattcaggattctttgatgaatagaaagttcaaaataacagcattatctgaaatagaaagcttttgtaacattatatatgtctttactgtcacttttgatcaatataatgcatccttgctgaataaaagtattaatttatttccacaaaaaaaaaaaaaattcttactgaccccaaacttttgaacggtagtgtataatgttacaaaactttctatttcagataaatgctgttatattgaactttctattcatcaaagaatcctgaaaaaaattttacacaactgttttcaacattgataataaaaataaatatttctaatcatattagaatgatttctaaaGGATCatgtgatgatatatatatataaaacttgccTCGgaggcgtttaccatttgcattgatcgcctcagcacattaccgtatgaatagcgtgctatgctggtgggtgtgatcacattagggataattagctgagccaggagaaactgtacatcgctttgtttcatacagattacattgcaggagaatatttgttttaactttgaattgttttatttaaaagtagacattttaagctttctttagacatctgtttcatgtttgtgtgataagtattcgtggagtttcagttcattgtTGTgaagtgtttcagaaagatgctcacggagacagagacagctgaaagcgcaccctgtttattttctttattttacaaaagcacaaggttttgttgttattgtgagtgtacacaaatataagtagaccctttatagtttctaatgacgTCTTACACtcatctgtatgcccaaaaatgacggagtattttaagttgtttccgctgttatgaggaaaaaatccagcaggacgcgccaacccctgagggttaagaccagtctgtccaaacttttgactgaaaGTGCATATTAACTATATGCACTAAAGATAATGTCAGCTGCTTTGGTAAACTTACCAGAAAGCTAATGTCTCGCTCATCTC
This genomic window contains:
- the cracr2ab gene encoding EF-hand calcium-binding domain-containing protein 4B, whose product is MSEFGHVRATQVISSGSDKDERQRQPQPRESLEKKESGWGHIALLDKTEEFFQICDCERKGFITRTDMRRLHKKLPLSAEELENVFDSLDLDRNGYLTLGEFSSGFADFLYGRRVSKTEDLMAAASQQIPEALQQNPCDELLSGNEDMDEEERHFSMLMESLGASIVFEDLNEVRSLWAQLRKDEPHRLSNFEEFLARVTNQIQEAQQERKEMESALRRKAATHDSEICRLYEEMEQQIINEKDRAFLKNSENLQLRSQDLQKQLRSKEQDLEQLFQKQRRLERQCCELHSEHKESRLENIKLKMTNEELSRELEHTCQELVLAQEQLGILQEQASRLQQEREMEMYRITEGLQREKQSLMKQLDLLREMNKHLRDERDISFLKRSNSMKKSSRKQRLSTASIKYTERKPSVKKEVDKEEVIQRSHRKASSLANGHCFPFTTGNEGKWEVDGRSEKEAGDSEGVSAGVDVEDAPPDGWPLRRVISIEEDHLPHLLQGDTHPLLHQLSEEEEDRGGEEKGQTDLEISSLYPSNASLASANSPPSVRVKKPSMKKWIRGNMPSSARGQPVGKETLQQGPAESAAAAPQRLFKVILVGNSSVGKTALLRRFCDGQFYSATSATVGIDYSVQTLNLGDSHVALQLWDTAGQERYCSITKQFFRKADGVVVIYDITMEDSFRSVRRWLASIQEAVGDPIPVMLLGNKSDKENDREVQIKEAERLAEETHLMFYECSAYTGANVLEAMIHLARVLREQEDRVWVNTIRLVDQPLKKKSCCK